The Acidianus infernus genome window below encodes:
- a CDS encoding sterol desaturase family protein, whose translation MLETLELTLIGVLSFLGMEFLARLLHKYVMHGALWFLHEDHHREKQAELEKNDAFGIIFAGIAILLFVEWLRTGNPLPFAVALGMTAYGAAYVFVHDMIIHDRHLHLRSWGLKHQPFRELILVHDVHHREGRGNWGFLLVIRGIDKIPEEARQKA comes from the coding sequence ATGTTAGAAACGTTAGAGCTCACTTTGATTGGAGTCCTCTCCTTCTTAGGAATGGAATTCTTAGCTAGGCTCCTTCATAAGTACGTAATGCACGGAGCTCTTTGGTTCCTACACGAGGATCATCATAGGGAGAAACAAGCTGAACTTGAAAAGAACGATGCATTTGGAATAATTTTCGCTGGTATTGCAATACTCTTGTTTGTTGAGTGGTTGAGAACTGGAAATCCGCTTCCTTTTGCAGTTGCTTTAGGAATGACAGCTTACGGTGCAGCTTACGTTTTCGTGCATGACATGATAATACATGATAGACATCTACATCTACGTTCTTGGGGTTTAAAACATCAACCTTTTAGGGAGTTAATACTTGTTCACGACGTACATCATCGCGAAGGTAGAGGAAATTGGGGTTTCCTTCTGGTAATAAGAGGAATAGATAAGATACCGGAAGAAGCGAGGCAGAAAGCATGA
- a CDS encoding phytoene/squalene synthase family protein, with the protein MENILNTIFKKSSTTYYNSTLLFPREIRSDVTKLYAFVRVFDDLVDSVPQKVEEFYALRELYYKELDKGSGANVVISNFVELMRRKGFKEEWVEAFLNSMESDLKKKVYYTIDETLSYMYGSAEVVGLMMMKILNLRDEAAYYARMLGRAMQYLNFIRDVKEDMEMGRQYLPVNEMKEFKVSSLGECNEAFKEFIRFNLKRYFSFQKEAEIGYQMIPVRYLIPIKTAADMYKWTGMKIMADPCVVNRIKVKPKRRRVLIRGLFNFIGVPIWKLTYFYRI; encoded by the coding sequence ATGGAGAATATACTTAACACCATTTTCAAGAAGTCCAGCACAACTTACTACAATAGCACGCTCCTATTCCCTCGAGAGATTAGGAGCGATGTTACAAAACTTTATGCCTTCGTCCGGGTTTTTGATGATCTAGTCGACTCTGTTCCACAGAAGGTAGAAGAATTTTACGCATTAAGAGAGTTATATTATAAGGAACTTGATAAAGGCTCTGGTGCAAATGTAGTAATATCAAACTTCGTTGAGTTAATGAGGAGAAAAGGATTTAAAGAGGAATGGGTTGAGGCATTCTTAAACTCTATGGAGAGTGACTTGAAGAAGAAAGTATACTATACGATAGACGAGACGTTAAGTTACATGTATGGCTCTGCGGAGGTAGTGGGCCTTATGATGATGAAAATACTTAACTTAAGGGACGAAGCTGCATACTATGCTAGAATGTTAGGTAGAGCAATGCAATATCTAAACTTCATTAGAGACGTGAAAGAGGACATGGAAATGGGAAGGCAATACTTACCTGTTAATGAAATGAAGGAATTTAAGGTTTCAAGTCTAGGGGAGTGCAACGAAGCATTCAAGGAATTCATTAGATTTAACTTAAAGAGGTATTTCTCCTTTCAAAAGGAAGCTGAAATAGGATACCAAATGATACCCGTTAGATATTTGATTCCAATTAAGACCGCCGCGGATATGTATAAGTGGACTGGAATGAAAATAATGGCAGACCCTTGCGTGGTAAATAGAATAAAGGTAAAACCCAAAAGGAGAAGAGTTCTAATTAGGGGTTTGTTTAATTTTATAGGTGTGCCAATTTGGAAATTAACATATTTCTACCGCATTTAG
- a CDS encoding lycopene cyclase domain-containing protein produces MEINIFLPHLAYVEIDSMIFFPALLISILFKVKRYYKSLAFSIGIVAPLYIVWDFLATLKGSWSFNPKWILGIRIIDLPIEEVLFFIVTPFATLLIYDFVMAKVSDRELNWITRKLMILIASLLLVIDLFLTRFSYTFIVLIYASLSILLVEFLDPEMFRSRNYWIFLGLTYIPFLIFDYFLTSLPVVIYGPHSILGIRIFTIPIEDAIYSFSMINFYTLFYRRGVKLWNSA; encoded by the coding sequence TTGGAAATTAACATATTTCTACCGCATTTAGCATATGTTGAAATTGATTCAATGATATTTTTCCCTGCCTTGCTAATATCAATCCTTTTCAAGGTCAAAAGATACTATAAATCATTGGCATTCTCTATAGGGATAGTTGCCCCTCTTTACATAGTATGGGACTTCTTAGCTACTCTTAAGGGCTCTTGGAGTTTCAATCCTAAGTGGATCTTAGGTATTCGAATTATTGATCTCCCCATAGAGGAGGTCCTTTTCTTCATTGTTACGCCATTTGCTACCCTTTTAATATACGATTTTGTAATGGCTAAGGTAAGCGACAGGGAACTTAATTGGATTACAAGAAAATTGATGATATTAATAGCTTCGCTTCTTCTCGTAATAGACTTATTTTTGACACGCTTCTCATATACTTTCATAGTATTGATTTATGCGTCATTGTCAATTCTGCTTGTTGAATTCCTTGATCCTGAAATGTTCAGATCCAGGAACTATTGGATATTCCTTGGATTAACATATATTCCTTTCTTAATCTTCGACTATTTCTTGACTTCACTACCGGTGGTCATTTACGGTCCTCATTCAATTTTAGGGATAAGAATATTCACAATCCCAATTGAGGATGCAATATACTCATTTTCGATGATAAATTTCTATACTCTATTTTATAGAAGGGGTGTAAAGCTTTGGAATTCCGCATGA
- a CDS encoding purine-cytosine permease family protein, whose product MSVKPRSILTLWFSSNTAVAKYAIGLIPAVLGLSPLLTIISLLLGNLSASIVLGIATSMGPKFNKEQIRISEDVFNKGWKTFSFLNFLNTLGWFIVNVTLGGFALSVLTNNIVLGGIIIVITDIFVVIFGSSFIHKFESYASVLLILLGIFVTLDVTAKSIHTPTGSSISSFWLVFLTSFGAILSWSPYASDYSKGINLNLKKSLLYTSFGVTIPSVWLSYIGYLSALAIGKASPIADVLGVLGKYSIAGVAIMILGIVSADALNLYTNTVALTSIVKTNKRIATLIAGVLGFVIFYFIYQDFLNFLINFLSSLGYWISPWIGILIAYTMKKKDWKIAWLSFATAIILGLPFMNLKQYGIPYEGPISSILGGIDVSQIIMLIVSIIMYIIL is encoded by the coding sequence ATGTCTGTAAAACCACGTTCGATCTTAACGCTTTGGTTCTCATCCAATACTGCAGTAGCAAAGTATGCAATTGGTTTAATACCGGCAGTATTAGGCCTTTCACCTCTTTTAACAATAATTTCACTCTTGTTAGGAAACCTCTCAGCTTCTATAGTCTTAGGAATAGCAACTTCTATGGGGCCTAAATTCAATAAAGAACAAATAAGGATATCTGAGGACGTGTTTAACAAGGGTTGGAAGACGTTCTCATTTCTTAACTTCCTCAATACTTTAGGCTGGTTTATAGTCAACGTAACCTTAGGAGGATTCGCTCTTTCAGTACTTACAAATAATATAGTATTAGGAGGTATAATAATAGTAATAACTGATATATTTGTAGTAATTTTTGGATCTTCATTCATTCATAAATTTGAGAGTTACGCTAGCGTTCTGTTAATTCTTTTAGGAATTTTCGTAACACTTGATGTTACAGCAAAGAGTATACATACTCCTACAGGAAGCTCAATTTCATCTTTTTGGTTAGTTTTCCTAACTTCCTTCGGTGCAATATTAAGCTGGTCACCTTATGCAAGTGATTATAGTAAAGGAATCAACTTAAATCTAAAGAAATCTTTACTTTACACATCCTTTGGAGTAACTATTCCGAGCGTTTGGTTAAGTTATATTGGTTATCTTAGCGCATTAGCAATAGGAAAGGCTTCGCCAATTGCTGACGTTTTAGGAGTTTTAGGTAAATATTCCATTGCAGGAGTAGCAATAATGATTTTAGGAATTGTATCAGCAGATGCGTTAAACCTCTATACAAATACAGTAGCATTAACGTCTATAGTTAAGACGAATAAGAGGATAGCAACTTTAATAGCAGGAGTTTTAGGGTTCGTGATTTTTTACTTCATTTATCAAGATTTTCTAAACTTTCTGATAAATTTCCTCAGTAGTCTAGGTTATTGGATTTCTCCTTGGATAGGCATATTAATAGCATACACAATGAAGAAAAAAGATTGGAAAATAGCATGGTTATCTTTTGCCACTGCTATAATTTTAGGTTTACCTTTCATGAACCTTAAACAGTATGGAATACCTTATGAAGGGCCAATATCAAGTATTTTAGGAGGAATAGATGTTTCTCAAATAATTATGCTCATAGTCTCAATTATAATGTATATAATTCTCTGA